One Peterkaempfera bronchialis DNA window includes the following coding sequences:
- a CDS encoding helix-turn-helix domain-containing protein has protein sequence MSESTTGRAGRGRASGAEILGAEVRAWRLHAGLSQRELGEKAQYGQQYVAKVESGERLASPEFCRACDQIFGSPESFARLRERATQSGYPDWFIPYLQLERQATSILNYSVALVMGMLQTEDYATAVFRASHPRDGVDEIKARVARRLKRRVIMERSAPPLLWCVLDESCLRREVGGRHVMHDQLSRLVKDAQSPHITLQVLPWSSGAPSTHLGFTLLKFAEDPDLLYVENPLSGQVIDSPAVVADAAVTYDRLRADALSPEASLVLMRKVMEEYTP, from the coding sequence ATGAGCGAATCAACGACCGGCCGCGCCGGACGAGGCCGCGCCAGCGGGGCGGAGATCCTGGGCGCCGAGGTGCGGGCATGGCGGCTGCACGCGGGGTTGAGCCAACGTGAGCTGGGCGAGAAGGCGCAGTACGGGCAGCAGTACGTGGCCAAGGTGGAATCGGGTGAACGGCTGGCCAGCCCGGAGTTCTGCCGAGCGTGCGATCAGATTTTCGGCTCCCCTGAATCCTTCGCCCGGTTGCGGGAGCGGGCGACCCAGAGCGGATATCCCGACTGGTTCATCCCGTATCTCCAGCTGGAGCGGCAGGCGACCAGCATCCTCAACTACTCAGTGGCTCTCGTCATGGGCATGTTGCAGACCGAGGACTACGCGACGGCCGTCTTCCGCGCATCACACCCACGGGACGGGGTGGACGAGATCAAAGCGAGAGTCGCCCGCCGACTCAAGCGCCGCGTGATCATGGAGCGAAGCGCCCCGCCGCTCCTCTGGTGCGTCCTTGATGAGTCATGCCTGCGGCGCGAGGTCGGCGGTCGGCACGTCATGCACGACCAGTTGTCCCGGCTCGTCAAGGACGCTCAGTCTCCGCACATCACCCTCCAGGTGCTCCCTTGGTCGTCCGGGGCGCCCTCCACACATCTTGGGTTCACCTTGCTGAAATTCGCCGAGGACCCAGACCTTCTCTATGTCGAGAACCCGCTCTCGGGCCAGGTCATCGACTCACCGGCTGTGGTCGCTGACGCCGCCGTGACCTACGATCGGTTGAGGGCTGACGCACTGTCTCCAGAAGCGTCGCTGGTCCTGATGCGCAAGGTGATGGAGGAATACACCCCATGA
- a CDS encoding PLD nuclease N-terminal domain-containing protein encodes MLRFLPFLIIIALMIWAFIDCLLTPEEEVRHLPKVAWIIIILLFGEVLVGPIVWMIAGRSRGPAAARRQGPWPSGAAEGFPEAEQPQRRTLAPDDDPEFLASLKKGNAQHEDMLKQWESDLRRREEELRRKSDETGPENGS; translated from the coding sequence GTGCTGAGGTTCCTGCCCTTCCTGATCATCATCGCGCTGATGATCTGGGCCTTCATCGACTGCCTGCTCACGCCCGAAGAGGAGGTCCGGCACCTGCCCAAGGTGGCCTGGATCATCATCATCCTGCTCTTCGGCGAGGTACTGGTCGGGCCCATCGTCTGGATGATCGCCGGCCGGTCCCGTGGCCCGGCGGCGGCCCGCCGCCAGGGGCCCTGGCCGTCCGGCGCGGCCGAGGGGTTCCCGGAGGCCGAGCAGCCGCAGCGCCGCACCCTGGCGCCGGACGACGACCCGGAGTTCCTGGCCTCGCTGAAGAAGGGCAACGCCCAGCACGAGGACATGCTCAAGCAGTGGGAGTCGGACCTGCGCCGCCGCGAGGAGGAGCTGCGCCGCAAGTCCGACGAGACCGGCCCGGAGAACGGCAGCTGA
- a CDS encoding GTPase family protein, producing the protein MSESIRDRLRRFTTSVERSDDLSPAQRAGILQGYEEALGNEGPPRLVLIGESGVGKSTTVNALFNAGQAVGHSRATTDRAWSIPVQQVSGSNGTLEVVDMPGLGDDIANYPRYMGLYREVLPTADAIVWIHPAKDRMVQLVQQALADLFGPSPELVGRLVFGLNKADEIGPHDWNAPANLPSELQWAALREREEDFTRSISRVLPTWRGRAVSYAALRFYNLTALFKEMMYAVPEQRRWVLEQRMDLADFTALVDRKLLRAATARTLVEVPAGEPEPEPAPAPPQPVRQRREQPTTHPPRSVADALAALSDAQWRDLHADRARFEEFVRRLEQGSAR; encoded by the coding sequence ATGTCCGAATCCATCCGCGACCGCCTGCGGCGGTTCACCACGTCGGTCGAGCGGTCCGACGACCTCTCCCCCGCCCAGCGAGCGGGGATCCTCCAGGGGTACGAGGAAGCGCTCGGCAATGAGGGGCCGCCCCGGCTGGTCCTCATCGGCGAATCCGGGGTCGGCAAGTCCACGACCGTCAACGCGCTGTTCAACGCGGGTCAGGCGGTCGGCCACAGCAGGGCGACCACCGACCGGGCCTGGTCCATCCCCGTGCAGCAGGTCAGCGGGAGCAACGGCACGCTGGAGGTCGTCGACATGCCGGGCCTCGGTGACGACATCGCCAACTACCCCCGCTACATGGGCCTCTACCGCGAGGTCCTGCCGACGGCGGACGCCATCGTGTGGATCCACCCGGCCAAGGACCGCATGGTCCAGCTCGTCCAGCAGGCGCTGGCGGACCTCTTCGGGCCCAGCCCGGAGCTGGTCGGCCGACTGGTCTTCGGCCTCAACAAGGCCGACGAGATCGGCCCGCACGACTGGAACGCGCCCGCGAACCTGCCCTCGGAGCTCCAGTGGGCCGCGCTGCGGGAGCGGGAGGAGGACTTCACCCGCAGTATCAGCCGGGTACTGCCCACCTGGCGGGGCCGGGCGGTGTCGTACGCGGCGCTCCGGTTCTACAACCTGACGGCGCTGTTCAAGGAGATGATGTACGCGGTGCCCGAGCAGCGCCGGTGGGTCCTGGAACAGCGGATGGACCTCGCGGACTTCACGGCCCTGGTGGACCGCAAGCTGCTGCGGGCCGCCACGGCGAGGACGCTGGTCGAGGTCCCGGCGGGCGAGCCGGAGCCGGAGCCGGCGCCCGCCCCGCCGCAGCCGGTACGGCAGCGCCGGGAGCAGCCGACGACCCACCCACCCCGGTCCGTCGCCGATGCGCTGGCGGCGCTGTCGGACGCCCAGTGGCGGGACCTGCACGCCGACCGGGCCCGGTTCGAGGAGTTCGTCCGGCGCCTGGAGCAGGGGAGCGCGCGATGA
- a CDS encoding response regulator, giving the protein MGPDGNDEAIPVIRVAAVDDHPILLDGIGAHFARHAPDIRLVATAEDVGALLAEDTGDGAALVVLLDLRLRDGSDIGSNVRRLRATGARVLVFTGEQRPALVRRALDAGALGLVLKEDPQDRLVEAIRTADTGEMYVSSRLAHSIVTDPRGSVRLSAQQSRVLELIARGLPHADIARMLHITEDTLHTHRKRAISAYAKAGDELVGGTGELVYRAVADGHIDIGPDLPERAGP; this is encoded by the coding sequence ATGGGACCGGACGGGAACGACGAGGCCATCCCGGTGATCAGGGTGGCCGCAGTGGACGACCACCCCATCCTCCTCGACGGCATCGGCGCCCACTTCGCCCGCCACGCGCCCGACATCCGGCTGGTGGCGACGGCCGAGGACGTCGGCGCCCTGCTCGCCGAAGACACCGGCGACGGCGCGGCGCTTGTCGTCCTGCTCGACCTGCGGCTGCGCGACGGCAGCGACATCGGGTCGAACGTCCGCCGGCTGCGGGCCACCGGGGCGCGGGTGCTGGTCTTCACCGGCGAGCAGCGCCCCGCGCTGGTGCGCCGGGCCCTCGATGCGGGGGCCCTGGGCCTGGTGCTGAAGGAGGACCCGCAGGACCGGCTGGTGGAGGCGATCCGTACGGCGGACACGGGCGAGATGTACGTCTCCAGCCGCCTCGCCCACTCCATCGTGACCGATCCGCGCGGCAGCGTCCGGCTCTCAGCCCAGCAGTCGCGGGTGCTGGAACTGATCGCCCGGGGCCTGCCGCACGCGGACATCGCGCGCATGCTGCACATCACCGAGGACACTCTGCACACCCACCGCAAACGGGCGATCTCCGCCTATGCGAAGGCGGGCGACGAACTGGTGGGAGGCACCGGCGAACTCGTCTACCGGGCCGTGGCCGACGGCCACATCGACATCGGCCCGGACCTGCCGGAACGGGCCGGGCCCTGA
- a CDS encoding ATP-binding protein — MRAAGARADLAQRRVRAARAAAGRAEGRREAHRRFQGMLHDEVSTALQAISLPGVPVARLREAASGAVAALAAAPAGPGRKARTDLAAVVRALRPPPGTVLAIEATGPALVPPEVADAAAGAAREALRNVEEHAGARSVRLRLRGGPPDRPGAAADGEFTLSITDDGVGFAAGELAASSVGLRRSVIRRMAAVGGHAEVRSAPGHGTTVRLEWRPPAAGPAADEADEAETGAGTVGGPAGGPTGVPADTLGRMRAAVGDVRRPLAAVCLPFLTAMGVIAAIHTARTPGTGPLLVWYALLTALTVALLLRAASGIPALVAGAACAFAVAGALGSFLVLPLASLADYTSWPVGAVTPLLTLLVIVRPAWEALTALALEQVGIAVLVATGPPIAPSVGATMALLLPALLSPALGVITGLALGRTVARLGGVTARAEADRSASLATEAARRAREELHQGRLADLGQEILPFLAATGSGRCAPDDPGVRDRARLLAGAVRDEIHLPGVLDRTVRELLSAARRAGCVVTIQSDSDDPHPPAFLRLLLTTALTCAPTPRELVLTVNAAAGVARASLVVLPGDEWRARALREAVAGAGAGTGVVVADSATSTWVEADVRAS, encoded by the coding sequence ATGCGCGCGGCGGGCGCCCGGGCCGACCTGGCGCAGCGGCGGGTACGGGCCGCGCGGGCGGCGGCAGGCCGGGCGGAGGGCCGACGCGAGGCCCACCGGCGCTTCCAGGGCATGCTGCACGACGAGGTCAGCACGGCCCTACAGGCCATCAGCCTGCCCGGCGTCCCGGTGGCCCGGCTGAGGGAGGCGGCCTCCGGCGCCGTGGCCGCGCTCGCCGCCGCCCCGGCAGGGCCGGGCCGCAAGGCCCGGACCGACCTGGCGGCCGTGGTCCGCGCGCTCCGGCCGCCGCCGGGGACCGTGCTGGCGATCGAGGCCACCGGACCGGCCCTGGTCCCCCCGGAGGTCGCCGACGCGGCGGCGGGCGCAGCCCGCGAGGCGCTGCGCAATGTCGAGGAGCATGCCGGGGCCCGGAGCGTCCGCCTACGCCTGCGGGGCGGCCCGCCGGACCGTCCCGGGGCGGCAGCGGACGGGGAGTTCACGCTGAGCATCACGGACGACGGCGTGGGCTTCGCCGCCGGGGAGCTCGCCGCGTCCTCGGTGGGGCTACGGCGGTCGGTGATCCGGCGGATGGCCGCCGTCGGGGGGCACGCCGAGGTCCGCAGCGCCCCCGGGCACGGTACGACCGTACGACTGGAGTGGCGTCCCCCGGCCGCCGGACCGGCGGCGGATGAAGCGGATGAAGCGGAGACCGGGGCCGGGACGGTGGGCGGGCCCGCAGGAGGGCCCACCGGAGTGCCCGCTGACACGCTCGGGCGGATGCGGGCCGCCGTGGGCGACGTGCGGCGCCCGCTGGCCGCCGTCTGCCTGCCGTTCCTCACGGCCATGGGCGTCATCGCGGCGATCCACACGGCCCGCACTCCGGGCACCGGCCCCCTGCTGGTCTGGTACGCGCTCCTCACGGCGCTCACCGTGGCGCTCCTGCTGCGGGCCGCCTCGGGCATCCCGGCCCTGGTGGCCGGAGCGGCCTGCGCGTTCGCCGTTGCCGGGGCGCTCGGCAGCTTTCTCGTCCTGCCCCTGGCCAGCCTCGCGGACTACACCTCGTGGCCGGTCGGCGCGGTGACACCGCTCCTGACGCTGCTGGTGATCGTCCGCCCGGCGTGGGAGGCACTGACGGCGCTGGCCCTGGAGCAGGTCGGCATCGCCGTCCTCGTCGCCACCGGCCCGCCGATCGCGCCCTCGGTCGGTGCGACCATGGCGCTCCTGCTGCCCGCCCTCCTCTCGCCCGCGCTCGGCGTGATCACGGGCCTCGCCCTCGGCCGTACCGTGGCCCGCCTGGGCGGGGTGACAGCGCGCGCCGAGGCCGACCGGTCGGCCTCGCTCGCCACCGAGGCGGCCCGGCGGGCGCGTGAGGAACTGCACCAGGGACGGCTGGCCGACCTCGGCCAGGAGATCCTGCCGTTCCTCGCCGCCACCGGGTCCGGGCGGTGCGCGCCCGACGACCCCGGGGTGCGGGACCGCGCCCGGCTGCTCGCCGGTGCGGTCCGGGACGAGATCCACCTCCCCGGTGTGCTCGACCGCACCGTACGCGAGCTGCTGAGCGCGGCCCGCCGGGCGGGCTGTGTCGTCACCATCCAGTCGGACTCCGACGACCCGCACCCCCCGGCCTTTCTGCGCCTGCTGCTGACCACTGCGCTGACCTGCGCCCCCACCCCGCGCGAGCTCGTCCTCACCGTGAACGCGGCGGCGGGCGTCGCACGCGCCTCCCTGGTCGTCCTCCCGGGAGACGAGTGGCGAGCCCGGGCGCTGCGCGAGGCCGTCGCCGGGGCCGGTGCCGGAACGGGCGTCGTGGTGGCGGACTCCGCCACCTCCACCTGGGTCGAAGCGGACGTCCGCGCGTCCTGA